One Amaranthus tricolor cultivar Red isolate AtriRed21 chromosome 1, ASM2621246v1, whole genome shotgun sequence DNA window includes the following coding sequences:
- the LOC130809977 gene encoding uncharacterized protein LOC130809977 yields NNNNNNNNNNNNNNNNNKNNNNNNNNNNNNNNNNNNNNNNNNNNNNNNNNNNNNNNNNNNNNNNTNNNNNNNNNNNNNNNNNNNDNNNDNNNNNNNNNNNNNNNNNNNNHNNNNHNNNNNNNNNNNNNNNNNNNDNNNINNNNNNNNNNNNNNNNNNNNNNNNNNNNNNNNNNNNNNNNNNNKKKNNNNSNNNNNNNNNNNNNNNNNNNNNNNNNNNNNNNNNNNNNNNNNNINNNNNNNNNNNNNNNNNNNNNNNNNNNNNNNNNNNNNNNNNNNNNNNNNNNNNNNNNNNHNHNNND; encoded by the coding sequence aataataataataataataataataataacaataacaataacaataacaataaaaataataataacaataacaataataataataataacaataacaataacaataacaataataataacaataacaataacaataacaataacaataacaataacaataacaataacaataacaataacaataataataatactaataataataataataataataataataataataataataataataataataataatgataataataatgataataataataataacaataacaataacaataataataacaataacaataacaataataatcataataataataatcataataataataataataataataataataataataataataataataataataataatgataataataatattaataataataataataataataataataataataataataataataataataataataataataataataacaacaataacaataacaataacaataacaataacaataacaataacaataataataataaaaaaaaaaataataataatagtaataataataataataataataataataataataataataataataataataataataacaataataataacaataataataataataataataataataataataataataataataataataacattaacaataataataataataataataataataataataataataataataataataataataataataataataataacaataataataataataacaataataataataataacaataataacaataataacaataataataataacaataataacaataataataataataataatcataatcataataataatgat